One window from the genome of uncultured Umboniibacter sp. encodes:
- the hutG gene encoding formimidoylglutamase, which translates to MNFDWQGRIDTEDGPLAERWHQRMNTIREPNAKTLALLGFKTDEGVARNKGRIGAKDGPNALRAAAANLPVSHPINLRDDGDIAVQGSDLESAQADVGNWVANKLRCNEFPLVIGGGHEIAYASYLGWRNWAAGARTLGIINLDAHLDLRKPNPQGSSGTPFYQIAQSMERDNQPFKYWVLGASEVANTTALFNRAADLGVRVNYDSELNLSSLDHLEADILEFCKTVDDIYLTIDLDVLQAAFMPAVSAPAAGGLSLAIVERLIAQVMTSGKVRLADLAELNPVYDIDGLGAKTAARLLYRISRYL; encoded by the coding sequence ATGAACTTCGACTGGCAAGGACGAATAGATACTGAGGATGGTCCCCTAGCAGAGCGATGGCATCAGCGTATGAATACGATTCGCGAACCTAATGCCAAAACACTCGCCTTACTTGGTTTTAAAACGGACGAAGGCGTGGCGAGGAATAAAGGCAGAATTGGCGCCAAAGACGGTCCTAATGCGCTCCGTGCTGCGGCCGCTAATCTGCCTGTTAGTCATCCCATTAACCTCCGAGATGATGGCGACATAGCGGTTCAAGGAAGTGACCTAGAGAGCGCTCAAGCTGATGTAGGCAACTGGGTCGCCAACAAGCTTCGCTGCAATGAATTCCCGCTGGTCATTGGCGGTGGTCATGAAATTGCCTATGCGAGTTACCTGGGTTGGCGAAATTGGGCGGCGGGAGCTCGTACTTTGGGAATTATCAACCTTGACGCCCATTTGGACCTCCGCAAGCCCAATCCACAGGGTTCTTCCGGTACGCCCTTTTACCAAATAGCCCAGTCGATGGAACGCGATAATCAACCGTTTAAATACTGGGTGCTGGGCGCCAGCGAAGTCGCGAATACCACTGCGCTCTTCAACCGCGCAGCAGACTTAGGCGTGAGGGTAAACTATGACAGTGAGTTGAATTTGAGCAGCCTAGACCATCTTGAGGCGGATATTCTTGAGTTCTGCAAGACGGTAGACGATATCTACCTCACCATTGATCTAGACGTACTTCAGGCCGCGTTTATGCCCGCTGTCAGCGCACCTGCTGCTGGCGGCTTAAGTTTGGCGATTGTCGAACGGCTCATCGCACAGGTGATGACCAGTGGCAAAGTGAGGTTAGCAGACTTAGCTGAGTTGAACCCCGTCTATGATATTGACGGTTTAGGCGCAAAAACGGCTGCCCGATTACTCTATCGGATCAGCCGTTATCTGTAG
- the eda gene encoding bifunctional 4-hydroxy-2-oxoglutarate aldolase/2-dehydro-3-deoxy-phosphogluconate aldolase: MDSKSLLLAAKVLPVLVIERVEDAVPLANALVEGGIKVLEVTLRSDAALGAIEAIRANVPDAVVGVGSVRTEAEWHAAVAAGAQFGVSPGCTSALADVVSKGPVPFVPGVATPSEAMKMAEYGFEVVKLFPATVVGGVSLLKAMSGPLADIKFCPTGGVGPANAKDFLALPNVVCVGGSWMVDNANITAGNWSAITEAAKQAVAACTL; the protein is encoded by the coding sequence ATGGATAGTAAGTCATTGTTGCTGGCCGCCAAAGTGCTGCCGGTATTAGTTATTGAGCGTGTAGAAGACGCTGTACCCCTTGCCAACGCCCTGGTTGAGGGTGGAATTAAGGTATTGGAAGTTACGTTGAGATCCGATGCAGCATTGGGTGCCATCGAGGCAATTCGCGCTAACGTCCCTGATGCCGTGGTTGGCGTGGGTAGCGTTCGCACTGAAGCTGAATGGCATGCCGCGGTTGCCGCCGGCGCACAATTTGGTGTTAGCCCAGGCTGTACTTCGGCGCTAGCCGATGTGGTGAGCAAGGGGCCAGTGCCGTTTGTGCCGGGCGTCGCTACGCCTTCAGAAGCAATGAAGATGGCCGAATATGGTTTTGAGGTCGTCAAGCTTTTCCCCGCTACTGTGGTAGGCGGCGTCAGTCTTCTTAAGGCCATGAGTGGACCTTTAGCTGATATTAAGTTCTGCCCAACGGGAGGGGTTGGACCGGCTAATGCCAAGGACTTCCTGGCACTACCAAATGTGGTTTGTGTAGGTGGTAGCTGGATGGTTGATAACGCGAATATTACAGCGGGTAACTGGTCAGCCATCACCGAAGCGGCTAAGCAAGCCGTAGCGGCGTGCACGCTCTAA
- the pgl gene encoding 6-phosphogluconolactonase produces the protein MPLTAYLPPMAVVGSTSAPTRKLSLMAIIEFSSVDEQLAALIEVIGESLIDAIQERGRGCFAVSGGNSPKALYQALSQLDLPWDKVDIVMVDDRFVPLDHPASNEAMIRATLLVNKASTATFWPLFQAGELEAVAADRALAWRDLNTPDCAIIGMGSDGHTASWFPDAQGLDEALSPTAAPVCAVTAKQSEVTGANLQRLTVSYAYLSNCPVRMLLMAGDEKRKVFEQACGVGAVNEMPIRALIRDAHSVTAYWTK, from the coding sequence ATGCCTCTGACCGCTTACTTACCGCCGATGGCCGTCGTTGGTTCAACGTCGGCACCAACGAGGAAGCTTAGTCTCATGGCGATTATTGAATTTTCATCGGTTGACGAGCAGTTAGCTGCCCTGATTGAAGTCATTGGTGAGTCGTTAATCGATGCTATTCAGGAACGTGGCCGCGGCTGCTTTGCGGTGTCGGGTGGCAACTCACCTAAGGCGCTTTATCAGGCGTTGAGTCAACTCGACTTACCGTGGGATAAAGTGGATATCGTCATGGTCGATGACCGTTTTGTACCGCTTGATCATCCGGCCAGTAATGAGGCAATGATTCGTGCCACGCTGCTGGTTAACAAAGCGAGTACGGCTACTTTTTGGCCTCTATTTCAAGCGGGTGAGCTCGAAGCTGTTGCCGCGGATCGCGCTCTAGCCTGGCGAGATCTGAACACGCCCGACTGCGCCATTATTGGCATGGGCAGTGATGGCCATACCGCGAGTTGGTTTCCCGATGCTCAGGGCTTAGACGAAGCATTATCACCAACTGCTGCACCAGTGTGTGCGGTGACGGCAAAACAATCTGAAGTCACGGGTGCAAACCTTCAGCGCCTAACCGTTAGCTACGCCTACTTGAGTAACTGCCCAGTGCGTATGTTACTGATGGCAGGGGATGAGAAGCGAAAAGTATTCGAGCAAGCGTGTGGGGTCGGTGCGGTGAATGAAATGCCAATCCGAGCTTTAATTCGCGACGCTCACTCCGTTACCGCCTATTGGACAAAATAA
- the zwf gene encoding glucose-6-phosphate dehydrogenase gives MSAQAFDLVIFGGGGDLSSRKLIPAMYRAFKEGMFSPESQLIITLRTQEEVSTIKDHILNKLIEFLKSDEYDVTSAQQFMTLVKPVVVDIAEANDSWLDLEALLDSNVERARVFYLAIPPTIFGLCCEQLDHFKLNHENSRVVVEKPLGYDAASANELHSKMALYFDERQTFRIDHYLGKEPVQNLMALRFGNTMFEHLWDAKTIDHVQISISEEVGVEGRANFYDAAGAARDMLQNHLLQLLCLVAMESPNTLNADDIRSEKVKVLKALRPIVDGDVDLHTVRGQYVAGQVNGSMVRGYLEELDDNSTTETFVAVRSFIDNWRWSKVPFYLRTGKRLARRCAEIVIQYKDVSHNVFPNSSEKPRANRLVIRLQPEEKIQLHVMTKQLDCQDMTLKPVTLDLNLADTYDAVYSDSYKRLILDAANNNASLFVHREEATAAWTWVDPIIEHWRKAGTPSLYRSGSWGPDASDRLLTADGRRWFNVGTNEEA, from the coding sequence ATGTCGGCGCAAGCCTTTGATTTGGTGATTTTTGGCGGCGGTGGCGACCTTAGTAGTCGCAAGCTAATTCCCGCAATGTATCGGGCGTTTAAAGAGGGCATGTTTAGCCCTGAGTCGCAATTAATTATTACTTTGCGTACTCAGGAAGAAGTTAGCACCATTAAGGACCATATCCTTAATAAGCTTATCGAGTTTCTGAAGTCCGATGAATATGATGTGACCTCGGCACAGCAATTCATGACTCTGGTAAAGCCAGTAGTAGTAGATATTGCTGAAGCGAATGACAGCTGGTTGGATCTAGAGGCTTTGTTAGACAGCAACGTTGAGCGTGCTCGGGTGTTCTACCTTGCTATCCCGCCAACGATTTTTGGCCTCTGCTGCGAGCAACTTGACCACTTCAAGCTTAACCACGAGAATTCGCGTGTTGTGGTTGAGAAGCCGCTTGGTTATGACGCCGCTTCTGCCAATGAACTTCACTCCAAAATGGCACTCTATTTTGATGAGCGTCAAACCTTCCGTATTGACCATTACCTTGGTAAAGAGCCGGTTCAAAATTTGATGGCTCTGCGCTTTGGTAACACCATGTTTGAGCATCTCTGGGATGCCAAAACCATCGATCATGTGCAAATTTCTATCTCAGAGGAAGTTGGCGTAGAAGGGCGGGCTAATTTCTACGATGCGGCGGGTGCTGCACGGGATATGTTACAAAACCATTTATTGCAGCTACTTTGCTTAGTGGCAATGGAATCACCTAATACTTTGAATGCGGATGATATTCGTTCGGAGAAGGTTAAGGTGCTCAAGGCGCTTCGTCCTATTGTGGACGGCGATGTAGACCTTCATACCGTGCGTGGACAGTATGTGGCTGGGCAAGTTAATGGCAGCATGGTTCGCGGTTACCTTGAGGAGTTAGATGATAACTCTACAACGGAAACCTTTGTTGCGGTGCGATCATTTATTGATAACTGGCGCTGGTCGAAGGTTCCGTTTTATCTCCGGACAGGTAAGCGTTTGGCAAGGCGCTGTGCAGAAATTGTTATCCAATACAAAGACGTTTCGCACAATGTGTTTCCCAACTCGTCGGAGAAGCCACGAGCTAACCGTCTAGTGATTCGCCTTCAGCCGGAGGAGAAAATCCAATTGCACGTGATGACCAAGCAATTGGACTGTCAGGATATGACGCTTAAGCCAGTCACCCTAGATTTGAACTTAGCTGACACCTACGACGCCGTTTACAGTGATTCCTACAAGCGCCTGATTCTAGATGCTGCCAACAACAATGCGAGCTTGTTCGTGCACCGTGAGGAAGCAACCGCTGCGTGGACTTGGGTTGATCCCATTATCGAGCACTGGCGCAAGGCGGGTACACCATCACTGTATCGTTCCGGAAGTTGGGGGCCTGATGCCTCTGACCGCTTACTTACCGCCGATGGCCGTCGTTGGTTCAACGTCGGCACCAACGAGGAAGCTTAG